From the Corythoichthys intestinalis isolate RoL2023-P3 chromosome 13, ASM3026506v1, whole genome shotgun sequence genome, one window contains:
- the LOC130929266 gene encoding protein phosphatase 1H-like: MLTRVKSAVAGFMGGIIAGGGSGGGCSPGSDLPLKFPYMRPEFLGLSPDEIECSADHIARPILILKETRRLPWATGYAEVINAGKSALNEDQACCEVVVVRRRPMSYCPPSTPSKTPTAKRRNSLPNGDGPGLRLDHSKLGEDNEGLVFHYWALFDGHAGSGAAVVASRLLQHHIACQLQAVIEILHNLTSLPPTILGEEPDANNPYLQGNTPAAQRSLTRAASLRGAAGTPASPSSTPPPPRFFTEKKVQHESLVIGAVENAFKEMDAQIEREKQGYNITGGCTALTVVYMLGKLYVGNAGDSRAIIIRNNEIVPMSTEFTPESERQRLQFLGFMQPHLLGNEFTHLEFPRRVQRKEVGKRMLYRDFTMNGWAYKTVEDEDLKFPLIYGEGKKARVLATIGVTRGLGDHDLRVHDSNIYIKPFLSCLPEVKVYNLTQYEHGADDVLVMGTDGLWDVLSNQEVAEAVSTFLANCDPDDLHRYTMAAQDLVMRARGVLRDRGWRITNERLGSGDDISVFIIPLMYGNRQP, translated from the exons ATGCTCACACGAGTCAAGTCCGCCGTCGCCGGCTTCATGGGTGGAATCATCGCCGGCGGCGGGTCCGGCGGAGGTTGCAGCCCCGGCTCGGACCTGCCGCTCAAATTCCCCTATATGAGGCCGGAGTTCCTCGGACTCTCCCCGGATGAGATCGAGTGCTCCGCGGATCACATCGCCCGGCCCATCCTCATCTTGAAGGAGACCAGGAGATTACCTTGGGCTACCGGATACGCAGA GGTGATTAACGCTGGGAAGAGCGCTCTGAACGAGGATCAGGCCTGTTGTGAAGTGGTGGTAGTGCGGCGTCGGCCGATGAGCTATTGCCCACCTTCAACGCCTAGCAAAACCCCGACGGCAAAGAGACGCAACTCCCTGCCCAACGGCGACGGTCCAGGGCTTCGCTTGGATCACAGCAAGCTTGGGGAG GACAATGAGGGACTTGTGTTTCATTATTGGGCCTTGTTTGACGGCCATGCCGGTTCCGGCGCCGCCGTGGTTGCCTCCCGCCTGCTTCAGCACCACATCGCCTGCCAGCTGCAGGCAGTCATCGAGATCTTGCACAACCTGACATCTCTGCCGCCCACCATCTTAGGCGAGGAGCCCGATGCCAACAACCCCTATTTACAGGGCAACACGCCGGCTGCCCAGCGCTCCCTGACGCGGGCGGCATCGCTACGGGGTGCGGCCGGGACGCCGGCTTCTCCTAGCAGCACGCCACCGCCACCACGTTTTTTCACCGAGAAGAAGGTCCAGCATGAGAGCTTGGTGATCGGAGCGGTGGAGAATGCCTTCAAAGAGATG GACGCACAGATCGAGAGAGAAAAGCAGGGCTACAACATCACGGGAGGATGCACGGCTCTCACTGTGGTCTACATGCTGGGGAAGCTGTACGTCGGAAACGCAGGCGACAGCAG AGCGATAATTATCAGGAACAACGAGATTGTTCCGATGTCAACAGAATTCACGCCGGAATCGGAGCGCCAGAGGCTACAATTCCTG GGTTTCATGCAGCCTCACCTTTTGGGAAACGAGTTCACGCATCTGGAATTCCCACGAAGGGTTCAGCGGAAGGAGGTCGGAAAGCGAATGCTCTACAGGGACTTCACCATGAACGGATG GGCGTACAAAACCGTCGAGGATGAAGACCTGAAGTTTCCGCTCATCTACGGCGAAGGGAAAAAG GCGCGGGTGCTAGCCACTATCGGCGTCACACGCGGTTTAGGCGACCACGACCTAAGAGTTCACGACTCCAACATCTACATCAAGCCATTTCTGTCCTGCCTTCCTGAG GTGAAGGTGTACAACCTCACTCAGTACGAGCACGGCGCGGATGACGTACTGGTGATGGGCACGGACGGACTTTGGGACGTTCTGTCTAATCAGGAAGTCGCCGAGGCTGTCTCGACTTTCCTCGCTAACTGCGATCCAGATGATCTTCACAG GTATACCATGGCGGCTCAAGATTTAGTCATGCGAGCGCGCGGCGTCCTCAGAGACCGAGGTTGGAGGATCACCAACGAGCGCTTGGGCTCGGGAGATGACATCTCCGTCTTCATCATTCCGCTAATGTATGGCAACCGTCAGCCCTGA